The following proteins come from a genomic window of Microbacterium lemovicicum:
- a CDS encoding ABC transporter permease: MTTLTENLPTRDYRAHARPAWRRVLLTRESAIIALLLIVVIVALASVRNFDSPLTVTYLLRDVAPILLIALPMTLIIITEEIDLSVASIVGLSSVMTGLLTQAGLPFPVAAVVAILVGTVAGAFNGFLVTVVGLPSLAVTIGTLALFRGIAVGLLGTTAITEFPEEWTDLAKANIPGTPIPVIIVPFAVLAIVFAVMLHFTPFGRSLYAIGLNKEAAQFSGIDVGRTKFLLFVMSGAMSGFAGVYFTLLYSNARGDNATGMELQIIAAVLLGGVSIFGGRGALHGVIAGVLLIGTLGSALRLAGVTSDIINVITGVLLIVSVVSASVLAWLHRRRVAAVGRRKGRRSAAAASTNP, translated from the coding sequence ATGACCACCCTGACCGAGAATCTGCCCACGCGCGACTACCGCGCCCACGCGCGTCCGGCATGGCGCCGCGTGCTGCTGACGCGCGAGTCGGCGATCATCGCGCTGCTGCTCATCGTCGTCATCGTCGCCCTGGCCTCCGTCAGGAACTTCGACAGCCCCCTCACGGTCACCTACCTGCTGCGCGACGTCGCCCCGATCCTGCTCATCGCCCTGCCGATGACGCTCATCATCATCACCGAGGAGATCGACCTCTCCGTCGCCTCGATCGTGGGCCTGTCGAGCGTCATGACGGGCCTCCTCACCCAGGCGGGGCTCCCCTTCCCGGTCGCGGCCGTCGTCGCGATCCTCGTCGGCACCGTCGCCGGAGCGTTCAACGGCTTCCTCGTCACCGTGGTCGGTCTGCCCTCGCTCGCGGTCACCATCGGCACGCTGGCGCTGTTCCGCGGCATCGCGGTCGGCCTCCTGGGCACCACGGCCATCACGGAGTTCCCGGAGGAGTGGACCGACCTCGCGAAGGCCAACATCCCCGGAACGCCGATCCCGGTCATCATCGTGCCCTTCGCGGTGCTCGCGATCGTGTTCGCGGTGATGCTGCACTTCACCCCCTTCGGCCGCTCGCTATACGCGATCGGCCTGAACAAGGAGGCCGCGCAGTTCTCCGGCATCGACGTCGGACGCACGAAGTTCCTGCTGTTCGTCATGTCCGGCGCGATGTCCGGCTTCGCGGGCGTCTACTTCACGCTGCTCTACTCCAACGCGCGCGGCGACAACGCGACGGGCATGGAGCTGCAGATCATCGCGGCCGTCCTGCTGGGCGGGGTGTCGATCTTCGGCGGACGCGGCGCCCTGCACGGCGTGATCGCCGGCGTCCTCCTCATCGGGACGCTCGGCAGCGCCCTCCGACTGGCCGGCGTCACCAGCGACATCATCAACGTCATCACCGGCGTCCTGCTGATTGTGTCCGTGGTCTCCGCGAGCGTGCTGGCCTGGCTGCACCGACGACGCGTCGCCGCCGTCGGACGCCGCAAGGGCCGTCGCAGCGCAGCCGCGGCATCCACGAACCCGTAA
- a CDS encoding DUF3885 domain-containing protein, which yields MGDRLRAGARDRWVRMRTELGDGEGRVGMLRRHRVVIAELFGEHSWVTVIAEDWPARDGAAGWTAVHLPEAEPWRPIESEDAGGAGVAADLFVAEVGATTLDDLLGLALDGRALFVLADPERRRLYAPYDLGADVFFVDEGERAAFRARHADWLSLRAGGL from the coding sequence ATGGGGGACCGCCTCCGTGCCGGCGCGCGCGATCGCTGGGTGCGCATGCGCACGGAGCTCGGCGACGGCGAGGGACGGGTCGGGATGCTGCGCCGTCACCGCGTCGTCATCGCCGAGCTGTTCGGCGAGCACTCCTGGGTCACCGTGATCGCCGAGGACTGGCCGGCGCGCGACGGCGCCGCCGGGTGGACGGCGGTGCATCTGCCCGAGGCGGAGCCGTGGCGCCCGATCGAGTCCGAAGACGCGGGCGGCGCCGGCGTCGCCGCGGACCTGTTCGTCGCCGAGGTCGGGGCGACCACGCTCGACGACCTGCTCGGGCTCGCCCTCGACGGCCGGGCGCTGTTCGTGCTGGCCGACCCCGAGCGTCGCCGTCTGTACGCGCCGTACGACCTCGGGGCCGACGTGTTCTTCGTCGACGAGGGGGAGCGGGCGGCGTTCCGCGCCCGTCACGCCGACTGGCTGTCGCTGCGCGCCGGCGGGCTCTGA
- a CDS encoding ATP-binding cassette domain-containing protein, protein MSTPPVPVLQARGLSRQFGHVRALNEVDFEVYPGEVTALIGDNGAGKSTLVKALSGNLAVDSGTILFDGQEVDMSTPSAVSALGIETVYQDLALAPHLDPVQNMYLGRELRRQGLGGALGFMKTKDMAAASRAAFDDLGATVRSLTSPVGEMSGGQRQAIAIARAVHWASRVVFLDEPTAALGVRQTKNVLDTIRRVSDKGIAVVFISHSMPHVIDVSDRIQVLRLGTRVANINAADTSMEELVGLMTGAVTKETQP, encoded by the coding sequence ATGAGCACCCCACCCGTCCCCGTCCTCCAGGCGCGGGGTCTGTCTCGTCAGTTCGGGCATGTGCGGGCGTTGAACGAGGTCGACTTCGAGGTCTACCCCGGCGAGGTCACCGCCCTCATCGGCGACAACGGCGCCGGCAAATCCACCCTCGTCAAAGCCCTCTCCGGCAACCTCGCCGTCGACTCCGGCACGATCCTGTTCGACGGACAGGAAGTGGACATGTCCACCCCATCAGCCGTGTCCGCGCTCGGCATCGAGACCGTCTACCAGGACCTCGCCCTCGCCCCCCACCTCGACCCCGTCCAGAACATGTACCTCGGCCGCGAACTGCGCCGCCAGGGCCTGGGCGGCGCACTCGGCTTCATGAAGACCAAAGACATGGCCGCCGCATCCCGCGCCGCGTTCGACGACCTCGGCGCCACCGTCCGCTCCCTCACCTCCCCCGTCGGAGAGATGTCCGGCGGACAACGCCAAGCCATCGCCATCGCCCGCGCCGTGCACTGGGCCTCCCGCGTCGTGTTCCTCGACGAACCCACCGCCGCCCTCGGCGTCCGCCAGACCAAGAACGTCCTGGACACCATCCGCCGCGTCAGCGACAAAGGCATCGCCGTCGTGTTCATCTCCCACTCCATGCCCCACGTCATCGACGTCTCCGACCGCATCCAAGTCCTCCGACTCGGCACCCGCGTCGCCAACATCAACGCCGCAGACACCTCGATGGAAGAACTCGTCGGACTCATGACCGGAGCCGTCACCAAGGAGACCCAGCCGTGA
- a CDS encoding SDR family oxidoreductase, with amino-acid sequence MSEFHGRTILVTGAGGGIGGATVRHLVAAGADVLAAGRTADSVEQIAAETGAEPIVFDLESEDEIRAAIEGRDLYGVVNCGGWGGEIATPMDTDIAVFDKVMSINARGSLLVTKYASREMVRLGTGGAIVNVSSQASLVALSGHISYGSSKAALDNITRVSALELGGHGIRVNSVNPTVVMTPMSAWYWGRPEIEGPFLDAMPLHRWATEDDIAAPIVFLLSDGAAMISGVSLPIDGGYSSR; translated from the coding sequence ATGAGCGAATTCCACGGCCGCACCATCCTCGTCACCGGCGCGGGGGGCGGGATCGGCGGAGCGACCGTGCGCCATCTCGTGGCCGCGGGGGCGGACGTGCTCGCCGCCGGGCGCACCGCCGACAGCGTCGAGCAGATCGCCGCCGAGACCGGTGCGGAGCCGATCGTGTTCGATCTCGAGTCCGAGGACGAGATCCGCGCGGCGATCGAGGGCCGCGACCTCTACGGCGTCGTCAACTGCGGCGGCTGGGGCGGCGAGATCGCCACGCCCATGGACACCGACATCGCCGTCTTCGACAAGGTGATGAGCATCAACGCGCGCGGCTCGCTCCTCGTGACGAAGTACGCGTCGCGCGAGATGGTGCGCCTCGGCACGGGCGGCGCGATCGTCAACGTCTCGAGCCAGGCGAGCCTCGTCGCCCTGAGCGGCCACATCTCGTACGGCTCGTCGAAGGCGGCGCTGGACAACATCACGCGCGTCTCGGCGCTGGAGCTCGGCGGTCACGGCATCCGCGTCAACAGCGTGAACCCGACCGTCGTCATGACGCCCATGTCGGCCTGGTACTGGGGGCGCCCCGAGATCGAGGGCCCCTTCCTCGACGCGATGCCCCTGCACCGCTGGGCCACGGAGGACGACATCGCCGCGCCGATCGTGTTCCTCCTGAGCGACGGCGCCGCGATGATCTCCGGTGTCTCGCTGCCGATCGACGGCGGCTACTCGAGCCGATGA
- the rhaS gene encoding rhamnose ABC transporter substrate-binding protein, whose translation MKRTRRAGIAAALTLGVTLVAAGCAGGGGGTASGGGDAGGGDANLSITMLPKNLGNPYFDTSTGGAEDAAKEFGGTFDEVGPSEASPTSQVQYIQTAAQQGTGGLIVSANDPEALCDALDEARSADVKVVTFDSDTNPDCRDLFINQATSEGIAKVQVDLIAEQIGDAGQIAVLSASANATNQNAWIELMKTELADSHPDIELVEVVYGDDDDQTSFDKTAALLQTYPQLKGIVSPTTVGIAAAGRYLSTSEYKGKVALTGLGTPNQMREYVEDGTVTAFALWNPADLGYLAAFATQALITGEITGAEGDTFEAGKLGSFTVGEGGSVLLGDPFVFDADNIGEFDF comes from the coding sequence ATGAAGCGCACGCGGCGCGCAGGCATCGCCGCAGCCCTCACCCTGGGCGTGACCCTGGTCGCCGCCGGCTGCGCCGGTGGCGGAGGCGGCACCGCCAGCGGCGGCGGCGATGCCGGCGGCGGAGACGCCAACCTGTCGATCACGATGCTGCCCAAGAACCTCGGCAACCCCTACTTCGACACCTCCACCGGCGGTGCCGAGGACGCCGCGAAGGAGTTCGGCGGCACGTTCGACGAGGTCGGCCCCTCTGAGGCGTCGCCGACGTCTCAGGTGCAGTACATCCAGACCGCGGCCCAGCAGGGCACCGGCGGACTCATCGTGTCGGCCAACGACCCCGAAGCACTGTGCGACGCTCTCGACGAGGCGCGCTCGGCCGACGTCAAGGTCGTCACGTTCGACTCCGACACGAACCCCGACTGCCGTGACCTGTTCATCAACCAGGCCACCAGCGAGGGCATCGCGAAGGTGCAGGTCGACCTGATCGCCGAGCAGATCGGCGACGCCGGTCAGATCGCCGTGCTGTCGGCCTCGGCCAACGCGACCAACCAGAACGCGTGGATCGAGCTCATGAAGACCGAGCTGGCCGACAGCCACCCGGACATCGAGCTCGTCGAGGTCGTCTACGGCGACGATGACGACCAGACCTCGTTCGACAAGACGGCGGCGCTGCTGCAGACCTACCCGCAGCTCAAGGGCATCGTCTCGCCGACCACGGTCGGCATCGCCGCCGCCGGCCGCTACCTGTCGACGTCGGAGTACAAGGGCAAGGTCGCGTTGACCGGCCTCGGCACCCCGAACCAGATGCGCGAGTACGTCGAGGACGGCACCGTCACCGCGTTCGCGCTGTGGAACCCCGCCGACCTCGGCTACCTGGCCGCCTTCGCGACGCAGGCGCTCATCACCGGCGAGATCACCGGCGCGGAGGGCGACACCTTCGAGGCCGGCAAGCTCGGCAGCTTCACCGTCGGCGAGGGCGGATCGGTGCTCCTCGGAGACCCGTTCGTCTTCGACGCCGACAACATCGGCGAGTTCGACTTCTGA
- a CDS encoding LacI family DNA-binding transcriptional regulator produces MAVSIRDVAQLAGVSVGTVSNVLNRPEEVSADSVERVTKAIDELGYVRNEAARKLRAGVSSTVGFVVLNGQNPFYNDVVRGAEDEATKSSIAILYGNTDEDVAREKLYIDLFQDQQVRGLLIAPYGDVTSRLQSLRAAGIATVLVDRFSGDGRFSSVSVDSVAGGRLAVEHLIATGRRRIAFVGGPFDMRQVTDRLAGARAAAENAGDQVDLEVVATSAMTVDEGSSAGARILARHPRDWPDALFASNDLLALGLLQAIVVDGRARVPADIAIIGFDDIPFAGAAAVPLSSIRQPSRMIGRTALRILMEEAADPDSIPRQTVFPPELIVRASTSGA; encoded by the coding sequence GTGGCGGTCAGCATCCGCGATGTCGCACAGCTCGCCGGCGTCTCCGTGGGCACCGTCTCGAACGTCCTCAATCGCCCCGAGGAGGTCTCCGCCGACTCGGTCGAGCGGGTCACGAAAGCCATCGACGAACTCGGCTACGTGCGCAACGAGGCGGCCAGGAAGCTCCGGGCGGGCGTGTCCTCCACCGTCGGATTCGTCGTCCTCAACGGCCAGAACCCGTTCTACAACGACGTCGTGCGCGGAGCGGAGGACGAGGCGACGAAATCGAGCATCGCGATCCTCTACGGCAACACCGACGAGGACGTCGCGCGGGAGAAGCTCTACATCGACCTCTTCCAGGACCAGCAGGTGCGCGGGCTGCTGATCGCGCCCTACGGCGACGTGACCTCCCGTCTGCAGAGCCTGCGCGCTGCGGGGATCGCCACTGTGCTCGTCGACCGCTTCAGCGGCGACGGCCGGTTCTCCTCGGTCTCCGTGGACAGCGTGGCGGGCGGGCGTCTGGCCGTCGAGCACCTCATCGCGACCGGACGCCGACGGATCGCCTTCGTCGGCGGGCCGTTCGACATGCGCCAGGTGACCGATCGACTCGCCGGAGCGCGTGCTGCGGCCGAGAATGCCGGCGATCAGGTCGACCTCGAAGTGGTCGCGACCTCCGCGATGACCGTCGACGAGGGGTCCTCCGCGGGCGCCCGCATCCTCGCCCGTCATCCCCGCGACTGGCCCGACGCGCTCTTCGCGTCGAACGACCTGCTCGCCCTCGGGCTCCTGCAGGCGATCGTCGTCGACGGCCGCGCGCGCGTGCCGGCCGACATCGCCATCATCGGCTTCGACGACATCCCCTTCGCGGGCGCGGCCGCCGTGCCGCTGTCCTCCATCCGCCAGCCCAGCCGGATGATCGGCCGCACCGCGCTGCGCATCCTCATGGAGGAGGCCGCCGATCCCGACAGCATCCCCCGCCAGACGGTGTTCCCGCCGGAGCTCATCGTGCGGGCCTCCACCAGCGGCGCCTGA
- a CDS encoding rhamnulokinase, which produces MTASAVRAVAAVDLGATSGRVMIGRFDGGMLRLEPVARFPNGPVAGQDGLHWDFSALYGHILDGLRLALEREPALESVGIDSWAVDYGLIRDGALVAEPFHYRDDRTARGVEAVHAVAPFDELYPRNGLQFLPFNTLYQFAADDRLTGSDVALLIPDLVAFLLTGRRGAERTNASTTGLLDVRTGAWDLGLAARLGIPASVLPAIVDPGTHIGDVSGVAATHVGAVLPVIAVGSHDTASAVAAVPLSSPDAAYISCGTWGLVGLELDAPVLSDAARAANFTNEGGVDGRVRFLHNVTGLWLLSETVRAWEDEDGSPVALPELLDAAAAVTGDVPLFDADDPRLAAPGDMPARIGAVLAEAGSPIPATRPGLARTIVESIAQAFADALATAALLTGRELDAVHLVGGGSLNRLLCQATADRSGLPVLAGPVEATALGNVLVQGRAQGWFGPDATLEDLRAVVTASVSLVRYEPRG; this is translated from the coding sequence ATGACGGCCAGCGCGGTCCGCGCGGTCGCGGCGGTCGACCTCGGGGCCACCAGCGGCCGCGTGATGATCGGCCGATTCGACGGGGGGATGCTGCGGCTCGAGCCGGTCGCGCGGTTCCCGAACGGACCCGTGGCGGGCCAGGACGGCCTCCACTGGGACTTCTCAGCGCTGTACGGGCACATCCTCGACGGCCTCCGGCTCGCGCTCGAGCGCGAGCCGGCGCTGGAGAGCGTCGGGATCGACTCGTGGGCCGTCGACTACGGCCTGATCCGCGACGGCGCCCTCGTCGCCGAGCCGTTCCACTACCGCGACGACCGCACCGCCCGCGGCGTCGAGGCGGTGCACGCGGTCGCACCGTTCGACGAGCTCTACCCCCGGAACGGTCTGCAGTTCCTGCCGTTCAACACGCTCTACCAGTTCGCCGCGGACGACCGGCTGACAGGCTCCGACGTCGCGCTCCTCATCCCCGACCTCGTCGCCTTCCTGCTGACGGGCCGTCGCGGGGCCGAGCGCACGAACGCCTCGACGACCGGGCTGCTCGACGTCCGCACCGGTGCGTGGGACCTCGGCCTCGCCGCGCGGCTGGGCATCCCCGCATCCGTCCTCCCGGCGATCGTCGATCCCGGCACGCACATCGGCGACGTCTCCGGCGTCGCGGCGACGCACGTCGGCGCGGTACTGCCGGTGATCGCCGTGGGCTCGCACGACACCGCCTCGGCGGTGGCCGCCGTCCCCCTGAGCTCTCCGGATGCCGCATACATCTCCTGCGGCACGTGGGGCCTCGTCGGCCTCGAACTGGACGCGCCGGTGCTCAGCGACGCCGCCCGCGCGGCGAACTTCACGAACGAGGGCGGCGTCGACGGGCGCGTGCGCTTCCTCCACAACGTCACGGGCCTGTGGCTGCTCAGCGAGACCGTCCGCGCGTGGGAGGACGAGGACGGCTCCCCTGTCGCGCTTCCGGAGCTGCTGGATGCCGCGGCCGCCGTCACCGGCGACGTGCCGCTCTTCGACGCCGACGACCCGCGCCTCGCCGCCCCCGGCGACATGCCGGCGCGCATCGGTGCGGTGCTGGCGGAGGCGGGGTCACCCATTCCCGCTACCCGCCCCGGGCTCGCCCGCACGATCGTCGAGAGCATCGCGCAGGCCTTCGCCGACGCACTGGCGACCGCGGCGCTCCTGACCGGGCGCGAGCTCGACGCGGTGCACCTGGTCGGCGGCGGATCGCTGAACCGGCTGCTCTGCCAGGCGACCGCCGACCGCTCCGGGCTGCCGGTGCTCGCCGGGCCCGTCGAGGCCACCGCGCTGGGCAACGTCCTGGTGCAGGGGCGGGCGCAGGGCTGGTTCGGCCCCGATGCGACGCTGGAGGACCTCCGTGCGGTGGTCACGGCATCCGTCTCGCTCGTCCGCTACGAGCCGCGCGGCTGA
- a CDS encoding nucleoside/nucleotide kinase family protein: MIRPDETSRIIDADLATLVQRARMIAAAGGRKVLGITGTPGAGKSTVCAALQDALGDAAVLVGMDGFHLANAELMRLGRRDRKGAPDTFDVPGYVSLLRRLRAADEPVVYAPFFDRSLEESIGSAIAVPARVPLVITEGNYLLHDEDGWDAVAPLLDESWFLDVEVDERRRRLVARRESYGHPSDAAAAWVDDVDEPNARVVEPARERADLVVRVTISTPSPQHTTQGVRS, from the coding sequence ATGATCCGCCCCGACGAGACCTCCCGCATCATCGATGCGGACCTGGCCACACTCGTCCAGCGCGCACGGATGATCGCCGCGGCAGGCGGTCGGAAGGTCCTCGGCATCACCGGCACCCCTGGGGCCGGCAAGTCCACCGTGTGCGCGGCACTTCAGGACGCCCTCGGCGATGCGGCCGTGCTCGTCGGCATGGACGGCTTCCACCTCGCCAACGCCGAGCTCATGCGCCTCGGACGGCGCGACCGCAAGGGCGCCCCCGACACCTTCGACGTGCCGGGCTACGTGTCGCTCCTGCGCCGCCTGCGCGCCGCGGACGAGCCCGTCGTCTACGCCCCCTTCTTCGACCGCTCCCTCGAGGAGTCGATCGGCTCCGCGATCGCCGTTCCCGCCCGCGTCCCCCTCGTGATCACGGAGGGCAACTACCTCCTCCACGATGAGGACGGATGGGATGCCGTCGCTCCCCTCCTCGACGAGTCCTGGTTCCTCGACGTCGAGGTCGACGAGCGCCGCCGCCGCCTGGTGGCGCGCCGCGAGTCGTACGGCCACCCCTCGGACGCCGCCGCGGCCTGGGTCGACGACGTCGACGAGCCCAACGCCCGAGTCGTCGAACCCGCGCGCGAGCGCGCCGACCTCGTCGTGCGCGTCACGATCTCCACCCCTTCCCCGCAGCACACCACACAAGGAGTCCGCTCATGA
- a CDS encoding ABC transporter permease, which produces MSAVTTPVRPGTSRAARMVRGIATTRETGIALALVLVVVAATAANSSFVFSNDGFRDLLLTPSLLLLVAVGQAIVVITRNVDLSVGSIVGLTAYLTGRLFIDLEGIPVILVFVAGVILGALLGAINGLLVAWAKVPALVITLGTLYIYRGLNVAWTGSDRINASDLPREFRGLGTDQLLGIPILTLIAVVVLIVAAWYLRNMRSGREFYAIGSDPAAAHLYGLKVTRRIITAFVVSGALSGLAGVLYAARYGTVSSSAGTGWELQAIGAAVIGGVAISGGVGTVWGAAIGAFLLLTINRALPILGIDDFWQRAVVGVLIIGSIVLDRILAVRQHRRLIAQREEGR; this is translated from the coding sequence ATGAGCGCCGTCACGACACCGGTCCGGCCGGGCACCAGCCGCGCGGCGCGGATGGTGCGCGGCATCGCGACCACTCGCGAGACCGGCATCGCGCTCGCCCTCGTGCTCGTCGTGGTCGCCGCGACCGCCGCCAACTCCTCGTTCGTGTTCTCGAACGACGGCTTCCGCGACCTCCTTCTGACCCCGTCGCTGCTGCTCCTCGTCGCCGTCGGACAGGCGATCGTGGTGATCACGCGCAACGTCGATCTCTCGGTCGGGTCGATCGTCGGGCTCACCGCCTACCTGACGGGTCGGCTGTTCATCGACCTGGAGGGCATCCCGGTCATCCTCGTCTTCGTCGCCGGCGTCATCCTCGGCGCCCTGCTCGGCGCGATCAACGGCCTGCTGGTCGCCTGGGCGAAGGTCCCGGCCCTCGTGATCACCCTGGGCACGCTCTACATCTACCGGGGCCTCAACGTCGCCTGGACCGGCTCGGACCGCATCAACGCCTCCGACCTGCCACGCGAATTCCGCGGGCTCGGCACCGATCAGCTGCTCGGCATCCCGATCCTCACGCTGATCGCGGTCGTCGTGCTCATCGTCGCCGCCTGGTACCTGCGCAACATGCGCAGCGGACGCGAGTTCTACGCGATCGGCTCCGACCCCGCCGCCGCCCACCTCTACGGGCTGAAGGTCACCCGCCGCATCATCACCGCGTTCGTGGTGTCAGGTGCGCTGTCGGGCCTCGCCGGGGTGCTGTACGCCGCGCGCTACGGAACGGTCAGCTCGTCGGCCGGCACCGGGTGGGAGCTGCAGGCCATCGGCGCCGCGGTGATCGGCGGTGTCGCCATCTCCGGCGGAGTGGGCACGGTGTGGGGGGCCGCCATCGGCGCCTTCCTCCTGCTGACCATCAACCGCGCCCTCCCGATCCTCGGCATCGACGACTTCTGGCAGCGCGCCGTGGTGGGCGTGCTCATCATCGGCTCGATCGTTCTCGACCGCATCCTCGCGGTCCGGCAGCACCGACGACTCATCGCACAACGGGAGGAGGGACGATGA
- a CDS encoding sugar ABC transporter ATP-binding protein yields the protein MAVALDADPQDAQHALVLSRVVKSFGAVVALRSGSLTLDRGSIHALIGENGAGKSTLVKIIAGLYRRDAGEFLLEGASVDFTSTAQSKAAGIAVIYQEPTLFPDLSVTENIFMGRQPANRMGRIDRKAMRAEAAEIFQRLGVGLDPDRITEGLSIADQQIIEIAKAISLDARVLIMDEPTAALSGVEVERLFAVARSLRDEGRALLFISHRFDEVFALCDTVTVMRDGSYVDTTSIADTSVDELVRQMVGRDVTELYPKLSAEIGDVVLAVDGLTRRGVFNDISFTLRAGEIVGLAGLVGAGRSEVARAIFGVDPYESGSVTLHGALLPKGDPRKATARGIALVPEDRRKQGLVLEDGVSRNMTLAIRSKLSTWGLIWGARENQAAEVWASRLEVKTAALDAETGTLSGGNQQKVVIGKWLATEPTVLIVDEPTRGIDVGTKSEVHRLLSELAQQGLAILMISSELPEVLGMADRVLVMREGRLTGEFPRAEATPEAVMFAATADAEAAA from the coding sequence GTGGCCGTGGCCCTCGACGCCGATCCCCAGGATGCGCAGCATGCTCTGGTGCTGTCCCGCGTGGTGAAGTCCTTCGGGGCGGTCGTCGCGCTCCGCTCCGGCAGCCTCACGCTCGACCGCGGATCCATCCACGCCCTCATCGGCGAGAACGGCGCCGGCAAGTCGACGCTCGTCAAGATCATCGCCGGGCTCTACCGCCGCGACGCCGGCGAGTTCCTCCTGGAGGGCGCATCCGTCGACTTCACCAGCACTGCGCAGTCCAAGGCCGCCGGCATCGCCGTGATCTACCAGGAGCCCACGCTCTTCCCAGATCTGTCGGTCACCGAGAACATCTTCATGGGTCGCCAGCCCGCCAACCGGATGGGCCGCATCGACCGCAAGGCCATGCGCGCCGAGGCCGCGGAGATCTTCCAGCGCCTCGGCGTGGGACTCGACCCGGATCGCATCACCGAGGGTCTGTCGATCGCCGATCAGCAGATCATCGAGATCGCGAAGGCCATCTCCCTGGACGCGCGCGTGCTCATCATGGACGAGCCGACCGCCGCCCTGTCGGGTGTCGAGGTCGAGCGGCTGTTCGCGGTCGCGCGCAGCCTGCGCGACGAGGGGCGTGCGCTGCTGTTCATCTCCCACCGCTTCGACGAGGTCTTCGCCCTGTGCGACACCGTCACCGTGATGCGCGACGGCTCCTACGTCGACACCACCTCCATCGCCGACACGAGCGTCGACGAGCTCGTGCGCCAGATGGTCGGCCGTGACGTGACCGAGCTGTACCCCAAGCTCTCGGCAGAGATCGGCGATGTCGTCCTCGCCGTGGACGGACTCACCCGCCGCGGCGTCTTCAACGACATCTCCTTCACGCTCCGCGCCGGTGAGATCGTCGGTCTGGCGGGTCTGGTCGGCGCCGGGCGCAGCGAGGTCGCCCGTGCGATCTTCGGAGTCGACCCCTACGAGTCGGGCTCCGTGACGCTCCACGGCGCACTCCTGCCCAAGGGCGATCCGCGCAAGGCCACCGCGCGGGGGATCGCCCTCGTCCCGGAGGACCGTCGCAAGCAGGGGCTCGTGCTCGAGGACGGCGTCTCGCGCAACATGACGCTCGCCATCCGCTCGAAGCTGTCGACCTGGGGTCTCATCTGGGGCGCGCGGGAGAATCAGGCCGCCGAGGTGTGGGCCTCCCGCCTGGAGGTGAAGACCGCCGCGCTGGACGCGGAGACCGGCACCCTGTCGGGCGGCAATCAGCAGAAGGTCGTCATCGGCAAGTGGCTCGCCACCGAGCCGACCGTCCTGATCGTCGACGAGCCCACCCGCGGCATCGACGTCGGCACCAAGTCCGAGGTGCACCGTCTCCTCAGCGAGCTCGCCCAGCAGGGACTCGCGATCCTCATGATCTCGTCCGAACTCCCGGAGGTCCTCGGCATGGCCGATCGCGTCCTGGTCATGCGGGAGGGCCGGCTGACGGGCGAGTTCCCGCGCGCCGAGGCCACCCCCGAGGCCGTCATGTTCGCCGCGACCGCCGATGCGGAGGCCGCGGCATGA